From the genome of Fusarium oxysporum f. sp. lycopersici 4287 chromosome 3, whole genome shotgun sequence, one region includes:
- a CDS encoding hypothetical protein (At least one base has a quality score < 10), translating into MGGVEVLKLSGVKHVVVAKLEKTLEDDYESIESKTFHPHQSSSLIRNRVNGAIRVKRYVSLYDFTDIKHLAHPDIATIYSIYEEMPTYVLAGEYLELNLVDLFQLTEVEIASATSQIINGFRHLSESLVGAELDEIRVSLAGRVKIGNFPLSLAKAFFFLGLFILLLQLT; encoded by the exons ATGGGGGGCGTCGAGGTACTGAAGCTTTCCGGGGTGAAACACGTGGTAGTGGCgaagttggagaagaccCTGGAAGATGATTATGAATCAATTGAAAGCAAAACCTTTCACCCTCATCAATCAAGCTCTCTGATACGGAACCGAGTAAATGGAGCGATACGAGTGAAGCGTTATGTTTCACTATACGATTTTACTGATATCAAACACCTTGCCCATCCCGACATAGCAACGATATATTCAATCTATGAAGAAATGCCCACATATGTTCTTGCAGGAGAATATCTAGAGTTGAATCTCGTCGACTTGTTTCAGCTGACAGAGGTAGAGATAGCGAGTGCAACTTCTCAG ATTATCAATGGATTTCGTCACCTTTCTGAGTCACTAGTTGgagctgagcttgatgaaATCCGGGTTTCTCTTGCCGGTCGAGTGAAGATCGGTAATTTCCCTCTCAGTTTAGCCaaagcttttttttttctcgGCCTTTTCATTTTACTTCTCCAGCTGACCTAG